A section of the Calditrichota bacterium genome encodes:
- a CDS encoding Hsp20/alpha crystallin family protein, protein MTLVRCTPRPWSRAADFSPLQRQMVRLFDDFFGNDSGESDAHWSPRVDVVEHEDRFEVTAELPGLTRDEVKVELQNNVLTLSGEKRLDTERKDRGLYLTERAFGTFRRSFQFPGQIDAGKIDAEYRNGLLVVTLPKSEESRSRQIEVKVH, encoded by the coding sequence ATGACACTCGTTCGATGCACCCCCCGCCCCTGGAGCCGGGCAGCAGACTTCAGTCCGCTGCAGCGCCAGATGGTTCGACTCTTCGATGACTTCTTCGGCAACGATTCCGGCGAAAGCGACGCGCACTGGTCACCCCGGGTCGATGTCGTCGAGCACGAGGACCGGTTCGAGGTAACCGCCGAACTGCCGGGCCTGACCCGCGACGAAGTGAAGGTCGAACTGCAGAACAACGTCCTGACTCTGTCCGGCGAAAAGCGCTTGGACACGGAGCGCAAAGACCGCGGCCTCTACCTGACCGAGCGCGCCTTCGGCACTTTCCGCCGCAGTTTCCAGTTCCCCGGTCAGATCGATGCCGGCAAGATCGACGCCGAATACCGGAACGGGCTGTTGGTCGTGACCCTGCCGAAGTCTGAGGAGTCTCGGTCGCGGCAAATCGAAGTCAAGGTTCACTAA